From Microcystis aeruginosa NIES-2549, a single genomic window includes:
- a CDS encoding TIGR04255 family protein, which produces MSKVVGINNPLIDPTPPEVHLTNAPLVCVLGQVRFPQILAVEDRKFVTPFQEAIRTKYPKLRQERTYQLTFDNQEKDAVRSQAEVIWRFTDVNNHWRVSLASNFVTLDTSKYVSRQDFLERMREVLTAVNEHIQPNLVERIGIRYVDRIEGIDVGNISNLVRSELINITASTFQEHIIQSYNESLFQLPDTKETLLARWGLIPGNATFDPNVFEPIDQPSWFLDLDMSISENQEFDVEKILEDTKRFSERIYTFFRWSVTEEFLRRFGGEQ; this is translated from the coding sequence ATGTCCAAAGTGGTCGGTATTAACAATCCACTGATCGATCCAACTCCTCCAGAGGTTCACTTAACTAATGCACCTCTAGTGTGTGTGCTTGGACAAGTACGGTTCCCACAAATTCTGGCCGTTGAGGATAGGAAATTTGTGACTCCATTTCAGGAAGCTATTAGAACAAAGTATCCTAAGTTACGGCAGGAACGAACTTATCAATTAACTTTTGATAATCAAGAAAAAGATGCCGTCAGATCTCAAGCTGAGGTTATCTGGCGATTTACAGATGTCAATAATCATTGGCGAGTCTCATTAGCATCTAATTTTGTCACCTTAGACACATCAAAGTATGTCAGTCGTCAGGACTTTTTAGAGCGAATGAGAGAAGTTTTAACTGCGGTTAATGAACATATTCAACCCAACCTTGTTGAGCGAATCGGTATTAGATATGTTGATCGTATTGAGGGTATTGATGTAGGGAATATTTCTAATTTAGTCAGATCAGAACTGATAAATATCACCGCGTCAACATTTCAAGAACATATTATTCAAAGTTATAATGAATCTCTGTTTCAGTTACCTGATACCAAAGAGACACTTTTAGCAAGATGGGGATTGATTCCAGGTAACGCTACTTTTGATCCAAATGTCTTTGAACCGATTGATCAACCGAGTTGGTTTCTTGATTTAGATATGTCTATTTCAGAGAATCAAGAATTTGACGTTGAAAAAATTTTAGAGGATACAAAACGATTTTCTGAAAGAATTTATACTTTTTTCCGATGGTCAGTAACCGAAGAATTTCTCAGACGCTTTGGAGGTGAACAATGA
- a CDS encoding DUF1997 domain-containing protein, translating into MQRPPINSLARESVEVKEDNQFLGFQTHFAGCMDMYSNQETVADYLGAHEGWFCRCAEPMKTLPFGDNGYIITIGKYGAFGYELEPKIAVVLELPVNGVYHTRSVPIPDQPFLGYLVDYQAIMKLEEMPLSSPSQEIEAIFRQQGLDIPAVITQVTWELRMNVMVKFPKFIYKIPRSILQKTGDKLLTQIVRQVSPRLTYKVQEDFHSSFNLPLPPASSRLFYRLDSCEGGLLA; encoded by the coding sequence ATGCAGCGTCCCCCCATTAACTCCCTAGCTCGCGAATCTGTAGAAGTCAAAGAAGACAATCAATTTCTCGGTTTTCAAACCCATTTTGCCGGATGTATGGATATGTATAGCAATCAGGAGACGGTTGCCGATTATCTGGGCGCTCACGAAGGTTGGTTTTGTCGTTGTGCCGAACCGATGAAAACGCTGCCCTTCGGTGACAATGGTTATATTATCACCATCGGTAAATATGGAGCTTTTGGCTATGAACTGGAGCCGAAAATCGCTGTGGTTCTGGAACTTCCCGTCAATGGAGTCTATCATACTCGCAGTGTACCCATTCCCGATCAACCGTTTTTGGGCTATCTAGTGGATTATCAGGCAATTATGAAACTAGAGGAAATGCCACTATCTTCTCCTAGTCAGGAAATTGAGGCAATTTTTCGGCAACAGGGACTGGATATTCCGGCGGTTATCACCCAAGTCACCTGGGAACTGCGTATGAATGTTATGGTTAAGTTTCCCAAGTTTATTTATAAGATTCCCCGTTCCATTCTCCAAAAAACCGGTGATAAACTGTTGACACAAATTGTTCGCCAAGTTTCCCCCCGCTTAACCTACAAAGTTCAAGAGGATTTTCACTCTAGCTTTAATTTACCCCTACCCCCTGCCTCCAGTCGTCTTTTCTATCGTCTCGACTCCTGCGAGGGTGGGTTGCTTGCCTAG
- the btpA gene encoding photosystem I biogenesis protein BtpA has product MNLIATFKTKNPIIGVVHLAPLPTSPRWGGSLKTVIERAEQEATALAAGGVDGLIIENFFDAPFTKQQVDPAVVSAMTLIVDRIKNLVVLPIGLNVLRNDAHSALAIATCVNAQFIRVNVLTGVMATDQGIIEGQAHELLRYRRELGSEVKILADVLVKHARPLGTPNLTTAVQDTIERGLADGVILSGWATGSPPSFEDLELAVAAAKGTPVFIGSGADLDNIGRLLPAADGVIVASSLKRHGKITEPVDPIRVSQFVETARQINDQRAKIDNSLPSLPLST; this is encoded by the coding sequence GTGAACTTAATTGCAACTTTCAAGACAAAAAACCCGATTATTGGCGTGGTTCATCTCGCCCCCCTGCCCACTTCCCCCCGTTGGGGTGGCAGTCTCAAGACGGTGATCGAGCGGGCTGAACAGGAGGCGACGGCTTTGGCTGCCGGTGGTGTTGATGGTTTGATTATCGAGAATTTTTTTGATGCCCCCTTTACTAAGCAACAGGTGGATCCCGCCGTGGTTAGTGCCATGACGTTAATTGTTGATCGCATTAAAAATCTGGTGGTCTTACCGATTGGTCTTAATGTTCTCCGCAATGATGCCCATAGTGCTTTAGCGATCGCTACCTGTGTTAATGCCCAATTTATTCGGGTTAATGTGCTAACGGGGGTTATGGCCACCGATCAGGGCATTATTGAGGGTCAAGCCCACGAACTCCTGCGTTATCGGCGCGAATTGGGGTCTGAGGTCAAAATTTTAGCGGATGTTTTGGTTAAACACGCCCGCCCCTTGGGAACCCCTAATCTGACCACGGCGGTGCAAGATACGATCGAACGGGGACTAGCAGACGGGGTGATCCTCTCCGGTTGGGCTACCGGTAGCCCCCCCAGTTTTGAGGATTTGGAACTGGCAGTGGCGGCGGCCAAGGGAACACCGGTTTTTATCGGCAGCGGGGCTGATTTGGACAATATCGGGCGGTTGCTGCCGGCTGCCGATGGGGTGATCGTGGCTAGTTCCCTCAAGCGTCATGGCAAAATTACTGAACCGGTGGATCCGATCCGGGTGTCGCAATTTGTGGAAACGGCCCGACAGATCAACGATCAAAGGGCAAAAATTGATAATTCGCTGCCTTCTTTGCCTCTGTCCACATAA
- a CDS encoding helix-turn-helix domain-containing protein gives MSNSVLERSNTFRSINPQKPFRMFAGIAESSTISSGSLDAQKLLAISERTNSGIVIPKHNPHLFQDSQKAINELRKTSGLTWEQVAKLFNVSRRSIHFWASGQPLASDNEEKLNRLLGVIRYIDRGSASLNRKLLLKPNADGELPLDQLISGEYDKVRENLGRGNPPKRPQLRPLSEEESELRRPLPPEILIDALQDSIHHDVGRSRPAKTLSSGQNRSGKQTD, from the coding sequence ATGAGTAACTCAGTGCTTGAACGTTCAAATACTTTTAGATCAATCAATCCTCAAAAACCATTTAGAATGTTTGCTGGTATTGCGGAATCCAGTACCATTAGCTCTGGTAGTCTTGACGCTCAAAAGTTACTAGCGATTTCAGAAAGAACTAATAGCGGAATAGTTATTCCGAAGCACAATCCTCATCTTTTTCAAGATAGTCAAAAAGCGATTAATGAACTCAGAAAAACCAGTGGACTGACCTGGGAGCAAGTTGCCAAACTATTTAATGTTTCACGTCGAAGCATTCATTTTTGGGCAAGTGGACAGCCTCTAGCTAGTGACAATGAGGAGAAATTAAATAGATTACTGGGAGTGATTAGATATATTGATCGAGGAAGTGCAAGTCTTAACCGTAAGTTATTATTGAAGCCTAATGCTGATGGGGAACTGCCTTTAGACCAATTAATATCAGGAGAATATGATAAAGTAAGAGAGAATCTTGGGCGTGGTAATCCACCCAAAAGACCGCAATTAAGACCTTTGTCTGAGGAGGAGAGTGAGCTTCGTAGGCCTTTACCACCGGAGATATTAATTGATGCTTTACAAGATTCTATTCATCATGATGTTGGACGTTCTAGACCTGCTAAAACATTGAGTAGTGGTCAAAATCGCAGTGGAAAGCAAACAGATTGA
- a CDS encoding DUF4332 domain-containing protein, with amino-acid sequence MNRSQLIHRQSWLIEHLPGLSDQDCQKLKDCGIDSTAQLLQKVRPQLGKEKLAVRMQIQAKHINKWVAMAELASIPAVGCQYCGLLVHAGIASIPQLAQTSIQQLHRQILRFQVANLQRRDLCPDIAVMLAWIEQAKILTRELK; translated from the coding sequence ATGAATCGATCGCAACTTATCCACAGGCAAAGCTGGTTAATTGAACATTTGCCGGGGTTAAGTGACCAAGATTGCCAAAAATTAAAGGATTGCGGTATCGACAGCACCGCACAACTTTTGCAAAAAGTTCGTCCGCAATTGGGTAAGGAAAAATTAGCAGTAAGAATGCAAATTCAGGCTAAACATATTAATAAGTGGGTGGCAATGGCGGAATTAGCCTCTATTCCCGCCGTGGGTTGTCAATACTGCGGTTTGCTGGTTCATGCTGGTATTGCTTCCATCCCGCAATTGGCACAGACATCAATTCAGCAACTGCACCGACAGATTCTCCGCTTTCAGGTGGCTAATCTGCAAAGACGCGATTTATGTCCCGATATTGCGGTGATGTTAGCTTGGATTGAACAGGCGAAAATCTTAACCAGAGAGTTAAAATAA
- a CDS encoding DEAD/DEAH box helicase yields MTTGFNNLGLSDSRLQHLETLGFTTPTEIQTKAIPLLLEGHDMVGMSQTGTGKTAAYSLPLLERMDTKNPNVQALILTPTRELAQQVASAIKDFSDDRRLFILTVCGGQSMERQIRSLEKGVQIVVGTPGRVIDLLDRKKLHLESLNWVVLDEADEMLSMGFIDDVKKILQASPSTRQTACFSATMPREIRDLIANFLKSPVSVTVSQPQAAPAKIEQKIYLIPRGWTKLKVLQPLLEIEPLESAIIFVRTKQTAAELTSKLQEAGQTVDEYHGNLSQVQRERLVQRFREGKIKLVVATDIAARGLDVENLSHVINYDLPDNAETYIHRIGRTGRAGKTGTAISLVEPIDRRLLRQIEQRLRQRLESSPIPSRAEVEAKRLAKLQNQLKEALSGERMASFLPLVRDLSEEYDPQAIAAAALQMIYDQNCPQWMKTDWEVPAPTSSKPVINKTPRSGGNKYPSKSNNRPSLDKKIVFQER; encoded by the coding sequence ATGACCACTGGTTTCAACAATTTAGGTTTATCCGATAGCCGTCTTCAACACCTAGAAACGCTTGGATTCACCACCCCCACGGAAATTCAAACCAAAGCCATCCCTCTCCTTCTAGAAGGGCATGACATGGTAGGAATGTCGCAAACGGGAACCGGCAAAACCGCCGCCTATTCCCTGCCTTTACTGGAACGCATGGACACCAAAAATCCTAACGTTCAAGCTTTAATCCTCACCCCCACCCGGGAATTAGCCCAACAGGTGGCCAGCGCCATCAAAGATTTCTCTGATGATCGTCGTCTCTTTATCCTGACAGTCTGTGGTGGTCAATCCATGGAACGTCAGATCCGCAGTCTGGAAAAAGGTGTCCAGATTGTGGTCGGGACTCCCGGCCGGGTAATCGATCTGCTCGATCGCAAAAAACTCCATCTCGAATCCCTAAACTGGGTAGTCCTCGATGAAGCGGACGAAATGCTCAGTATGGGTTTTATCGATGATGTGAAGAAAATTCTGCAAGCATCCCCCTCCACCCGTCAAACCGCCTGTTTCTCGGCAACTATGCCCCGGGAAATCCGCGATTTAATCGCTAATTTCTTGAAATCTCCCGTTTCTGTGACGGTTTCTCAACCCCAGGCCGCTCCTGCTAAGATCGAGCAGAAAATTTATCTGATCCCTCGCGGTTGGACGAAATTAAAAGTCCTGCAACCCCTGTTAGAGATCGAACCCCTAGAATCGGCGATTATTTTCGTCCGCACCAAGCAAACCGCGGCCGAATTAACCAGCAAACTGCAAGAAGCGGGGCAAACTGTGGATGAATACCACGGTAACTTAAGCCAAGTGCAACGGGAACGACTGGTGCAACGTTTCCGCGAGGGCAAAATTAAATTAGTGGTAGCCACAGATATCGCGGCCCGCGGTCTAGATGTGGAAAATCTCAGCCACGTTATTAACTATGATCTGCCGGATAATGCCGAAACCTATATTCACCGCATTGGCCGCACGGGCCGCGCCGGTAAAACGGGAACTGCTATATCTTTAGTAGAACCGATCGATCGGCGTTTATTACGTCAGATTGAACAGCGTCTGCGTCAACGTCTGGAATCTAGTCCCATTCCTAGTCGTGCGGAAGTAGAAGCAAAACGTCTGGCCAAGCTGCAAAATCAGCTAAAAGAGGCTTTATCGGGGGAACGTATGGCTTCTTTCTTGCCTTTAGTGCGGGATTTAAGTGAAGAATACGATCCCCAAGCGATCGCAGCGGCTGCCCTGCAAATGATCTACGATCAAAATTGTCCCCAGTGGATGAAAACCGATTGGGAAGTTCCCGCACCGACGAGCAGTAAACCGGTGATTAATAAAACTCCCCGCAGTGGTGGTAATAAGTATCCCTCTAAGTCGAATAACCGTCCTTCCCTGGACAAAAAAATCGTCTTTCAAGAACGTTAA
- the rimO gene encoding 30S ribosomal protein S12 methylthiotransferase RimO produces the protein MGNKPTIAISHLGCEKNRIDSEHMLGLLAKAGYPVDNDEELADYVIVNTCSFIQAAREESVRTLVELAEANKKIIISGCMAQHFQDELLTELPEAVAIVGTGDYQKIVEIVERVETGERVKEVSTDPTFIADENLPRYRTTSEGVAYLRVAEGCDYRCAFCIIPHLRGDQRSRSIESIVAEARQLADQGVQELILISQITTNYGLDLYGEPKLAELLRALGEVDIPWIRVHYAYPTGLTPKVIEAIRETPNVLPYLDLPLQHSHPHILRAMNRPWQGQVNDGIIERIKQAIPNAVLRTTFIVGFPGETEEHFSHLLEFVKRHEFDHVGVFTFSAEEGTAAFDLPDPVPQAIMDERRERLMLTQQPISERKNQAYIGHTVDVLIEQENPETGELIGRSARFSPEVDGLVYVTGEAILGAIVPVRITAADTYDLYGEIV, from the coding sequence ATGGGCAATAAGCCAACCATCGCTATCTCACACCTAGGCTGTGAGAAAAACCGGATCGACTCCGAGCATATGTTAGGACTGCTGGCCAAGGCCGGCTATCCCGTAGATAATGACGAGGAGTTGGCCGATTACGTTATCGTTAATACCTGTAGTTTCATTCAAGCAGCTAGAGAAGAATCCGTTCGCACCCTCGTGGAACTGGCGGAAGCTAATAAAAAAATTATTATCTCCGGCTGTATGGCCCAACATTTCCAAGATGAACTGCTGACGGAATTGCCGGAAGCCGTGGCCATTGTCGGTACAGGGGATTATCAGAAAATCGTCGAGATCGTCGAACGGGTAGAGACGGGAGAACGAGTCAAAGAAGTCAGCACCGATCCCACTTTTATCGCCGATGAAAATCTGCCCCGTTATCGCACCACCAGCGAGGGAGTCGCCTATCTGCGGGTGGCCGAAGGCTGCGATTATCGCTGTGCTTTCTGTATTATTCCCCACCTGCGCGGCGATCAGCGATCGAGATCGATCGAGTCGATTGTGGCCGAAGCGCGACAATTAGCCGACCAAGGAGTCCAAGAATTAATTCTCATTTCGCAAATAACAACCAATTATGGGTTAGACTTATATGGCGAACCCAAATTAGCGGAACTCTTGCGAGCGCTGGGAGAAGTCGATATACCTTGGATTCGCGTTCACTACGCTTACCCGACCGGGTTAACGCCAAAGGTTATCGAGGCGATCCGAGAGACCCCGAATGTTTTACCCTATCTAGACTTGCCGCTACAACATTCCCATCCCCACATCCTGCGGGCGATGAACCGTCCCTGGCAAGGACAGGTCAACGATGGCATTATCGAGCGGATCAAGCAAGCTATCCCGAACGCGGTTTTACGAACGACTTTTATCGTCGGTTTCCCCGGAGAAACCGAGGAACATTTCAGCCATCTGCTGGAATTTGTCAAGCGTCATGAGTTCGATCACGTCGGGGTGTTTACCTTCTCCGCCGAAGAAGGTACAGCCGCTTTTGACCTGCCCGATCCAGTGCCACAGGCAATTATGGACGAACGCCGCGAAAGGTTGATGTTAACTCAGCAACCAATCTCGGAGCGCAAAAATCAAGCTTATATCGGTCACACTGTCGATGTTCTCATCGAACAGGAAAACCCGGAAACAGGCGAATTAATCGGGCGTTCCGCTCGTTTTTCCCCAGAAGTAGATGGCTTGGTTTATGTGACAGGGGAGGCGATTCTAGGTGCGATCGTACCGGTCCGAATCACTGCGGCCGATACCTACGATCTCTACGGCGAAATAGTCTAA
- a CDS encoding SDR family oxidoreductase, whose amino-acid sequence MKAFVAGATGETGRRIVAQLVERQIPVRALVRNREKAAEILPAGVEIVVGDVQQADKLEALIADCSVLLCATGARPSFNPTEPLLVDYLGTKNLIDAAKKKGIEHFVLVTSLCVSNFFHPLNLFWLILFWKKQAEAYLINSGLTYTIVRPGGLKNDDNLNAIKMSSADTLSEGNIPRTKVASVCVESLFYPAANNKILEIVAPSDAPNLDWSQLFQSVT is encoded by the coding sequence ATGAAAGCATTTGTAGCAGGAGCCACGGGGGAAACGGGACGGCGAATCGTTGCCCAATTAGTCGAACGTCAGATTCCCGTGCGCGCTTTGGTGAGAAACCGCGAGAAAGCGGCGGAAATTTTGCCAGCAGGGGTGGAAATCGTCGTCGGAGATGTCCAACAGGCCGATAAGTTAGAGGCACTCATCGCTGATTGTAGCGTTTTGCTATGCGCCACGGGAGCCAGACCGAGTTTTAATCCCACGGAACCTTTGTTAGTGGACTACTTGGGAACTAAAAATCTCATCGATGCCGCCAAAAAGAAAGGAATCGAGCATTTTGTTCTCGTTACTTCCCTCTGTGTATCGAACTTTTTCCACCCCCTCAATCTCTTTTGGTTAATTTTATTCTGGAAAAAACAAGCGGAAGCCTATTTAATCAATAGTGGACTAACCTACACGATCGTGCGACCCGGCGGCCTTAAAAACGATGATAATCTTAATGCCATTAAAATGTCATCCGCCGATACCCTGTCTGAGGGCAATATTCCCCGCACGAAAGTGGCCTCGGTTTGCGTAGAATCCCTATTTTATCCCGCCGCTAACAATAAAATTCTCGAAATTGTTGCCCCCTCAGACGCTCCCAATCTCGATTGGTCACAATTGTTTCAAAGTGTCACCTAA
- a CDS encoding ribose-phosphate pyrophosphokinase, with protein sequence MRHPMFPAASDSNRLRLFSGSANVSLAQEVARYLGMDVGPMIRKRFADGELYIQIQESIRGCDVYLIQPCCNPVNDHLMELLIMIDACRRASARQITAVIPYYGYARADRKTAGRESIAAKLVANLITEAGASRVLAMDLHSAQIQGYFDIPFDHVYGSPVVVDYLLSKQLPDIVVVSPDVGGVARARAFAKKLNDAPLAIIDKRRQTHNVAEVMNLIGDVKDKTAVLVDDMIDTAGTIAQGAQLLKAKGARQVYACATHPVFSGPAIERLSSGIVEEVIVTNTIPVPQEHFFPQLKVLPVAPILGEAIWRIHEDNSVSNMFK encoded by the coding sequence ATGCGACATCCGATGTTTCCCGCCGCGTCGGACAGCAATCGTCTTCGTCTCTTTTCGGGATCCGCTAATGTATCTCTTGCCCAAGAGGTAGCCCGTTATCTGGGTATGGATGTGGGTCCGATGATTCGTAAACGTTTCGCCGATGGTGAATTGTACATCCAGATTCAGGAATCGATCCGGGGCTGTGATGTCTATTTAATTCAACCCTGTTGCAATCCCGTCAACGATCATTTGATGGAATTGTTGATCATGATTGATGCCTGTCGTCGTGCTTCTGCCCGACAAATTACCGCCGTAATTCCCTATTATGGTTATGCTCGCGCCGATCGCAAAACCGCCGGCCGGGAATCGATCGCCGCCAAACTGGTGGCTAATCTGATCACGGAAGCGGGGGCAAGTCGCGTGTTGGCCATGGATTTGCATTCAGCCCAAATTCAAGGTTATTTCGATATTCCCTTCGATCACGTTTACGGTTCCCCAGTGGTGGTGGACTATCTTCTCAGTAAACAATTACCCGATATCGTGGTGGTTTCTCCCGATGTGGGTGGGGTGGCTAGGGCGCGGGCTTTTGCCAAAAAACTCAATGATGCGCCCCTAGCAATTATTGATAAACGCCGGCAAACCCATAATGTGGCGGAAGTGATGAACTTGATCGGCGATGTTAAGGATAAAACGGCGGTTTTGGTCGATGATATGATCGATACGGCCGGTACGATCGCTCAAGGGGCGCAGTTACTGAAAGCCAAGGGGGCGCGACAGGTTTATGCTTGTGCCACCCATCCGGTTTTTTCCGGCCCTGCGATCGAGCGTTTATCCAGTGGCATAGTCGAGGAGGTGATCGTTACTAACACGATTCCCGTCCCCCAAGAACATTTTTTCCCGCAACTGAAAGTCTTGCCAGTTGCCCCGATTCTGGGTGAGGCTATATGGCGCATCCATGAGGACAATTCCGTGAGTAATATGTTCAAATAG
- the typA gene encoding translational GTPase TypA: MSLPIRNVAIIAHVDHGKTTLVDALLKQSGIFREGEDVPTCVMDSNDLERERGITILAKNTAVRYQNTLINIVDTPGHADFGGEVERVLGMVDGCILIVDANEGPMPQTRFVLKKALEKGLRPIVVVNKIDRPNVDPNLAVDKVFDLFVELGADDDQCDFTTLFASGMQGFAKESLEDEDKDMQPLFEAILHHVPPPAGDVNKPLQLQVTTLDYSEYLGRIVIGRIHNGVIKAGQQAALVKDTGAIVKGKITKLLGFEGLKRVELNEASAGNIVAVAGFADANIGETVTLADDPQALPLIKVDEPTLQMTFSVNDSPFAGQEGTFVTSRQIRDRLMRELETNVALRVEESDSAEKFLVSGRGELHLGILIETMRREGYEFQVSQPQVIYREINGQPCEPYEYLVLDVPEEAVGSSIERLGQRKGEMQDMQTGSNGRTQLEFVIPARGLIGFRGEFIRLSRGEGIMNHSFLEYRPFSGELATRYNGVITAFEEGVATFYALKNAEDRGVFFITPGTKVYKNMIIGESNRPQDVEINICKTKQLTNHRSATGDELVQLQSPVDMSLERALEYIGPDELVEITPKSIRLRKLPVKKLAKR; encoded by the coding sequence ATGTCTCTGCCTATCCGTAACGTTGCTATCATTGCTCACGTTGACCACGGGAAAACCACCCTCGTCGATGCACTCCTCAAACAGTCGGGAATCTTTCGAGAAGGGGAAGATGTACCCACCTGCGTCATGGATTCCAATGACCTCGAAAGAGAACGCGGTATCACCATTCTGGCCAAAAACACCGCCGTTCGTTACCAAAACACCCTGATTAACATCGTCGATACTCCCGGTCACGCCGACTTTGGTGGCGAAGTGGAACGGGTTTTAGGTATGGTGGACGGTTGTATCCTGATTGTCGATGCCAACGAGGGGCCGATGCCCCAAACCCGTTTTGTGCTGAAAAAAGCCCTAGAAAAGGGATTAAGACCGATTGTCGTGGTTAATAAAATCGATCGCCCTAACGTCGATCCTAACCTAGCCGTGGACAAAGTTTTCGATCTGTTTGTGGAACTGGGCGCCGATGACGACCAATGTGATTTTACTACTCTGTTCGCTTCCGGGATGCAAGGATTCGCCAAAGAAAGCCTCGAAGATGAAGACAAAGATATGCAGCCCCTGTTTGAGGCGATTTTACACCACGTTCCACCACCGGCCGGGGACGTTAACAAACCCCTACAGCTGCAAGTAACCACCCTCGATTACTCGGAATACTTAGGACGCATCGTTATCGGCCGCATCCATAACGGCGTAATTAAAGCCGGTCAACAGGCCGCTTTAGTAAAGGATACGGGCGCAATTGTCAAGGGTAAAATAACAAAACTTCTTGGTTTTGAAGGCCTCAAACGGGTGGAACTAAACGAAGCCAGCGCCGGTAATATCGTTGCTGTGGCTGGTTTTGCCGACGCTAACATCGGGGAAACCGTAACTTTAGCCGATGACCCGCAGGCTTTACCCCTAATTAAAGTCGATGAACCGACCCTACAAATGACCTTCTCGGTTAACGATTCTCCCTTTGCCGGTCAGGAAGGCACTTTTGTCACCTCGCGGCAAATTCGCGATCGTCTGATGCGAGAATTAGAAACTAACGTCGCCCTACGGGTGGAAGAAAGTGATTCTGCCGAGAAATTCCTAGTTTCGGGACGGGGAGAACTGCATTTAGGCATTCTCATCGAAACCATGCGTCGGGAAGGCTACGAATTCCAAGTGTCGCAGCCGCAAGTTATCTATCGGGAAATTAACGGTCAACCCTGCGAACCCTACGAATACCTCGTTTTAGATGTACCCGAAGAAGCGGTGGGTTCCAGTATCGAACGTCTCGGCCAACGGAAAGGGGAAATGCAGGATATGCAGACGGGCAGCAATGGCCGTACTCAATTGGAATTCGTGATTCCGGCCCGGGGTTTAATCGGTTTCCGGGGCGAATTTATCCGTCTGAGTCGCGGTGAGGGGATTATGAACCATAGTTTTCTCGAATATCGTCCTTTCTCCGGGGAATTAGCCACCCGTTACAATGGCGTGATTACTGCCTTTGAGGAAGGAGTGGCCACTTTCTACGCTCTCAAAAACGCCGAGGACCGGGGGGTATTCTTTATTACTCCGGGGACAAAAGTGTATAAAAACATGATTATCGGCGAAAGCAACCGGCCCCAGGACGTGGAGATCAATATCTGCAAAACTAAACAGTTAACTAACCATCGTTCCGCCACTGGGGATGAATTGGTTCAGTTACAGTCCCCCGTGGATATGAGTCTCGAACGCGCCCTGGAATACATTGGACCAGATGAGTTGGTAGAAATTACCCCGAAATCGATCCGTCTGCGTAAATTACCAGTGAAAAAGTTAGCCAAACGTTAA